A DNA window from Sporosarcina sp. ANT_H38 contains the following coding sequences:
- a CDS encoding DL-endopeptidase inhibitor IseA family protein: MESQKIWLLGVSLLLLLCTACQQSSNEEIQNNEVHSSKAVEIAASWATTASLVQAGGVYKEGEYTRFNYKGETYRYMASHLDTKKEMRAELEKSVTRKVAKQFMKEQNFIKHKRKLAQIEVDGESLLQWGEATAEVVKSKKNKYVFEVSVPVGYTGTLDKFEVTYEYVKKVGWRISKLPEYKK, from the coding sequence ATGGAGTCGCAAAAAATTTGGCTGCTCGGCGTATCTTTATTGCTGCTGTTATGTACTGCATGCCAGCAATCCAGTAACGAAGAGATACAAAATAATGAAGTTCATTCGTCGAAAGCGGTGGAGATAGCGGCAAGTTGGGCCACAACGGCAAGTCTTGTGCAGGCAGGCGGCGTCTATAAAGAAGGAGAATATACGAGGTTCAACTATAAAGGCGAGACATACCGCTATATGGCCAGCCACTTGGATACGAAGAAAGAAATGAGGGCTGAACTCGAGAAGTCGGTGACAAGAAAAGTTGCGAAACAGTTCATGAAGGAACAAAATTTCATTAAGCACAAAAGGAAGTTGGCGCAAATAGAGGTCGACGGGGAATCCCTTCTTCAATGGGGAGAGGCGACGGCTGAAGTAGTGAAATCCAAAAAGAATAAATATGTGTTCGAAGTAAGTGTACCTGTGGGTTATACGGGTACACTTGATAAGTTCGAAGTTACGTATGAATATGTGAAAAAAGTAGGTTGGCGTATAAGTAAGCTACCGGAATATAAGAAATAA
- a CDS encoding VOC family protein, giving the protein MAVDIYLNFNGNCREVVEFYAEVFGTEAPKIMTFGDSPPNPEYPLPEEAKNLVMHTRLNISGSNIMFSDVFPGMRFIEGNNISLAFVSTDQDEVKSVFSRLKEGGNVGMELQDTFWSKSYGQITDKFGIEWQLNYDDGETVM; this is encoded by the coding sequence ATGGCTGTTGATATTTATCTTAATTTTAACGGTAATTGTCGTGAAGTGGTGGAGTTTTACGCAGAGGTTTTTGGGACAGAAGCCCCGAAAATTATGACTTTCGGAGATTCACCACCGAACCCTGAATATCCACTTCCTGAAGAAGCGAAAAACTTGGTTATGCACACTCGGCTGAACATTAGCGGAAGCAATATTATGTTTTCAGATGTATTTCCTGGAATGCGTTTTATAGAAGGAAATAACATAAGCCTCGCGTTTGTTAGTACAGATCAGGATGAGGTTAAATCTGTATTTAGTAGACTGAAAGAAGGAGGCAACGTAGGTATGGAGCTTCAAGATACATTCTGGAGCAAATCCTACGGCCAAATAACGGACAAGTTTGGCATTGAATGGCAACTTAATTATGACGATGGAGAAACTGTTATGTGA
- a CDS encoding tetratricopeptide repeat protein, whose amino-acid sequence MKVGHLIRAERIRQEMKQLVLAKGICTPSYLSKIERNLIFPSEDIVTLLFNRLGIDASKLQENDQQKELDFEKMLKDSYKEVLTNRDENFTKQKLVYLEQHSPLFENQTLYYTYLLIVLRFRITLGSNLDERKKEIDDLEALCKNFNPHQMYLYKVNKAIYYYSTENRNKSIEYFEDALSLVDDISLEIWEKAELNYMIGVIYTADSRIFASIEYIRNALEYFRENFSMKRVLDCYILIGITRKKSEQFPDALESYLKAMQICDEFNLHLEKGIVYHNLGSLYGTMGNSEDAIYYYKKSIEFKSDEDSPLISILNLVVEYSKMNNKQLVNEWCDKGISKFLRLKDKNLTSYYHHFNIFKSLHSETGLSEIITEKAIEYFKSIQDYQYVHKYSIALAEWYYNNRKYKLSSIYYQEANRYGYIYRKIKKWEDL is encoded by the coding sequence ATGAAAGTTGGTCACTTAATTAGGGCAGAACGGATTAGACAAGAAATGAAGCAATTGGTATTAGCAAAGGGTATCTGCACACCTTCATACCTATCTAAAATCGAACGGAATTTAATTTTCCCAAGTGAGGACATCGTCACATTATTATTTAATCGTTTAGGCATTGATGCATCAAAGTTACAGGAAAATGATCAGCAAAAGGAATTAGATTTCGAGAAAATGTTGAAAGATAGTTACAAAGAAGTACTTACAAATCGTGACGAAAACTTCACTAAACAAAAACTAGTGTATTTAGAACAGCATAGTCCACTATTTGAAAATCAAACGCTTTACTATACTTATCTTCTGATTGTCCTAAGGTTTCGAATTACTTTGGGTTCAAATTTAGATGAACGGAAAAAAGAAATTGATGATCTTGAAGCATTATGCAAAAATTTTAATCCACATCAAATGTATTTATATAAAGTAAATAAGGCCATCTATTATTATTCGACAGAAAATCGCAATAAATCAATTGAATATTTCGAAGATGCGTTGTCATTGGTAGACGATATTTCGTTAGAGATTTGGGAAAAAGCTGAATTGAATTATATGATTGGAGTAATTTACACAGCAGATAGTCGTATCTTTGCCTCCATTGAGTATATAAGAAACGCTCTCGAATATTTCAGGGAAAATTTCTCTATGAAAAGAGTACTAGATTGTTATATACTTATTGGAATAACCCGCAAGAAAAGCGAACAATTTCCAGATGCGTTAGAATCCTATCTAAAAGCTATGCAAATATGTGACGAATTTAATTTACATCTAGAAAAGGGAATCGTTTACCATAATTTAGGGTCATTATATGGGACAATGGGTAATAGTGAGGATGCAATCTATTACTATAAAAAAAGTATCGAATTTAAAAGTGACGAAGATAGCCCTCTTATTTCCATTCTTAATTTAGTCGTCGAGTATTCAAAAATGAATAATAAACAACTTGTTAATGAGTGGTGTGACAAAGGAATATCGAAGTTCTTACGACTAAAGGACAAGAATCTCACATCGTATTATCATCATTTTAATATTTTCAAATCGCTCCATAGCGAAACTGGTTTATCCGAAATCATCACTGAAAAAGCGATTGAATACTTTAAATCAATACAGGACTATCAATATGTCCATAAATATTCAATTGCATTAGCTGAATGGTATTACAATAATCGAAAGTATAAACTATCCTCTATTTACTATCAAGAAGCAAATAGATACGGTTATATTTATAGAAAAATAAAAAAATGGGAGGATTTATAA